Part of the Aquamicrobium lusatiense genome is shown below.
GAGGGGCAGCGAAGCAGGGCGGCGAGATTTTCAGCGGGATCGACAGGAAGCTTCATGGCGCCAGCCATAATGTATTTTATACCGAAGTGGAATGATCAGGCAGGCGAGTCCGGATACCGGCCATATCGGTTGGGGCCGGGCTGGCCCGGAAACAGGCACAGCACCAGAAAGACCACGAGCGATATCACCGGAACGAACAGAATGAGGGCCGCGAGGCCCGGCTTGTCGAGGTCGTGCAGCCGCTTCACCGCAAGCGCTATATTGGACCAGAGAGAGGCAATAAAGGCGATGAGAGCCAGCATGGACCACATCACGCTTTCGGGAGAGCCTTCCGGAGAGAGCAGGAAGCGGTACAGCGGAAAAGCCTGCACAACCGCAACCAGCAACCCGCCGAGAAAAAAGGCAGCCCGGCCGACACGCCCGGAGACGCTGAAGAAGAGCCAGATGAATTTCTGTTTTTCAGGCACTGCCTACCATTCTGTGGCTGGTGGAGGGGTTTCCCCTCCACAGGATCCGGATACCGTCTGAGGTTTTGAGGTATCAGATGCGCTGCTGAGGGTCGCCGCTGCGACGGGCAAGGCTGTCGCGGATCTGGCCGAGACGATCATACATGCCGAAGATGACGATGTAGATCTCGCATGCCACACGCCACATCAACAGGGAGAAGATCGCGATCACCAGATACAGGATCCCCTGAAGTGGCATTCCGTTGAACAGCGCCGCAAGAAAACCTCCGATTCCGCCCAGCACGCACACCACAATGCCGATCCAGTAGGCAATCTTGATGACGGCGGTCGTTACCAGCTTTTCAAATCCGAACAGGTCGCTGAGCTGCATTTCCCTCTCCTGAATATTCCTGATTGAAGTGCTTATACGAAGCCCTGCGTCAGTCGCGCAGCAGTTCGTTGATCGAGGTCTTCGAACGGGTCCTTTCATCGACGCGCTTGACGATCACCGCGCAGTAAAGGCCCGGACCTGGCTCGCCATTCGGCAGCGGCTTGCCCGGCATTGTG
Proteins encoded:
- a CDS encoding DUF805 domain-containing protein, with the protein product MPEKQKFIWLFFSVSGRVGRAAFFLGGLLVAVVQAFPLYRFLLSPEGSPESVMWSMLALIAFIASLWSNIALAVKRLHDLDKPGLAALILFVPVISLVVFLVLCLFPGQPGPNRYGRYPDSPA
- a CDS encoding DUF4282 domain-containing protein, with protein sequence MQLSDLFGFEKLVTTAVIKIAYWIGIVVCVLGGIGGFLAALFNGMPLQGILYLVIAIFSLLMWRVACEIYIVIFGMYDRLGQIRDSLARRSGDPQQRI